Genomic DNA from Theobroma cacao cultivar B97-61/B2 chromosome 3, Criollo_cocoa_genome_V2, whole genome shotgun sequence:
CTTGCCTGATGCATCCAGAGTTTCTTAAATGTTCATTTATCTATCCAAATAAATTATTCACAACTATTTCTGTTCAGACATAAACAAATGAAGGCATGCTGTTTTAGGCAtgtaattgataaaaaaaattaccttgaGAGCTTTATGGAATGGAAAACCAGGAATATTATATGCAGCAGATAATAATCCATGGTGGAAGTCATTGTGATACTTCTCCGTTGACTCCCGAATAGATTCAGCACCAGATCCCATGAAGATATGTGTCAAGACCTTGAAAGTTACCCTCTCCATCTCCTTCAAGAATTCAATTGGCCTGTTCATGCTTGTCCATTCTTCCAAATCAGTGATCACAATGTTCTCAATATATCCAATATACATGGCCAGTGCTTCGTGGCCATTAATTGGAGCAGTCGTTAGCTTGCGCAAACGCCTGTGTTCTGAATTCGAAACACTGTGAAACGACTTGCTTCCTGTTAACTTCCTTATGGATATAGGGTAGACAGGAGCAAATCTTTCATCTGTCAAGATCTTCTTGCATGTTTCAGGAATACAAACTATGATGCTTGGACTTCCAAACAAGCAGGACTAGTAAATTCCAGTTCTACCATGCCTTTGAACCAATTCGTTGATGAAGGTTTCAGGGTCTTTGGATCTGAAGGCTTTGAGAAAAAACCACATATTGCCTAATATAAGCCACCCCATATTACCTGGAGGAAGAGAATGTTCCTCTCTCCCAGCCTGCTGACATAGTATCACTCATTAACTTTCCTAAGAAAACCAACAGGAACACATAAGTTCCCAATCCAACCACAACCGCAATATTCACCGGCCGGAAATCCAAACCCATTATTGAATCTCTCTCCCTTCTCTATTGTGTCTCTTTGGTTGTATAAGTTTCAAACCGTTTTTATGTCATGGACGTATCACTCAGTTTCCCATCTGATACAACTTTCCTCTCACGTTGCTATTATTATATGCTTCATTCCCTTAAGTCAATATTCTAATCTTCCAAGTTATCATGCCATTCGTTCACAAATGACGAAACCATTGCAATTAAAACCAGGGGTGGATCGTAGTTATGCCATGGGGGCGTCGTctccaaaatatttaaaattatttattatatatattttaataactttttaaaataatttttatttaataattaatataaataaaaaatagtaaaatgaTCTCACAAGTCCTACTCAATTCTActtattatgtttttttttgttatgtgattttttttataattttaatctttaaaaattaaaaaattattatataattctcaaatataagttaTAGTATTGtacttttaattattatttaaaatttgataaatatatcatttttttattaatcatgattgatatattaatttgCATTTTTTTAACCCTTTTAGCTTCTAGTGCAACTACattgagaatttttttaaaaatgaaaattgtgaACATAAAACTCTGGAACAAAATAGATAATAGATTTTTTAcagatatttaattatttatattgaaaaaaatattgttagtttttttaatatatagtcAATAATGGATGAATTTAAATCCAAGAAGCACAACTTTTCTAAAAGATTATtataagattttctttttttatttttttatttacatgttatataaaattattatttattataaatctttttgttattgattaaatttaccttaaaatatttttaatcctTATTTCTCTATGTCTTTAACcttcaacaaaaattaattagctTTGCCCCTTACTAAAACTTATCCTACATCTTTATTGTCAATTTAAAGTTTATCTTAAGTAATCTTGTTAGTTAGGCAAACTATGCAGTAGCTTAAAACAATGCGAAAAAGTTAGCCGATTTATCCACAACCATCCAGTGAGACAAAGCAGGGCACCCCTGTCACCCTCCTTACATAAAACGAACTATTGCTCGGTGCATGTATCACAAGAAACCGAGAGGtagttgaaaatgatgagcCAACGAAaagcaatttacattaatgccactgtttacttttttttactctACCGGACatggagcaaaaatacgatgTTACATCCAACTGCTGAAAATTTTCCTACTAGAAAGAATGAGGGAAAACATTTATATGTAAGGGAATGGgatagaagaagaagaataagaacaTTCTTGGTGTGTCTGCAGGCCTCGACACTGCTAAACTTGTtaacaaattgaaaattaagcTCCCTGTCTTTCCTGGCAGCACTATGCCTAAACCCATGTATACTGAATACTTGCTAAGGTGAAGCAAGGAAAGGGGTCATTGGTCCCAATAGAAAGCATCACGGGAGCTTAATGATTCTTGCAAGACAGTTGTCTGCTGGGCGTGGCAAGGGTAGGTAATTAATTGGACCCCTCGGGTTTACCTCTTCAAGCCTgcagaagaaaagaaaatgtcaGAAATTCATGGACTCATGGTCTTGGGCGCATGTTATCCATGCCATTTTTCTTGTATATGATGTTAATCATGTATTTTCCGATTAACCAAAGACAAAGCACTAGCACCTGAGAATCCGATGAAATGCTTGATACTTTCTCTTTCAACAAGTTTTGGAGGAAAAATTTTTGCAGTTTCTTTTAGGaacaaatgaaaagaaatgaaatgcaTGGTAGTCCATTAACTTGTATAGGTATCGAAGAAAAGAGATTACTCACTTGTAGTTAAGGAGGAAATAATGAAGGAAAATGGAGATCTCAAGTTTGCCTAGATCAGCTCCAGGGCAGGTCCTACTTCCCGCTCCAAAGGGAATGAAAGACCTTGCTTTGAATCTATGGTTCTGCATTTAGGGCAAACAGACAATAGTTAATTTAGCATTATTTGAGTACCTTTttatgcctttattaatttgttttctttttaagaaaattgaagaaaaattcttCTTCATATATGATGAGCTATTGCATATGTATAATGATCAATGtacaataaaaagaatatttattgTTGATCCTACTTACCTCCCATCTTGAAGGAAGGAATTCTTTTGGGTTTGAATAAATATTAGGATCCATGTGAATGGCCCTATGCCAAACCAAAACTTTCCATCCGTTTGGTATGGTATAACCTGGAAAAAGAGAACCCTCTATTTTTATGAGACGAAAACAGAGcagctattaaggaaaattgaagaacCTAAGGTTTCCAGAGACTAACCATTAATGTTAACATCAGCTTCTACCTTCCGAAAAATTGAGAACGCAAAATTGCTTCTTCGCAAAGACTCATCAATAACCTGGAAGTAAACAAGACAACAGGGCTTGTTAGATACTACAGCTGGCAGATCAACTCAAGCTGTGATCAAATGCTGTTGCCTTGTTTATTTAGACAATATATATGCCTaggaattttattttgatcctCTCTAGCTCATTGAAAACTTCAGTTCATTTGATGTTTGATACACACTTAATAAAATGAACTTGAAAATAGTGATAGATAACAAACCTTAGGTAGATATTCCATTTGTTTGATTTCGGTGAGGGTCAGACCTTTCTGTGAGGATGACCTTCTCTTTATTATAGCCTCTTGCTCTTCCTGAAAGTcgaaaaaaaatccaaattcaGTTGAAATAGAACATCTACAATCCAAAAATGATATGAATTAAATGCATAATCCATAAAATGACATTAGTCAGAATCGCACATGCTTCTTCCTAAGAATTGGCTTTGACAGAAACCTCGAGAAGATTGTCACCCGCATAAGAAACCACCATTTCTATGAGGGCATTGACCATTATTAATGGTCTGAAAAAGTAATTAACAGAAACTCATATCTCACCTTGGCTTTTTGCAACATTTCTGGGTGGTCATGGAGGTGGATGATTGCCCACATTGCGGTGTGTGCTGTGGTTTCATGACCCGCGAACAAGATCAGCAACAATAAATCAATGATATGCTCATCCTCCAATTTTTCACCATTCTCGTTTTTAACTTCCATAAGTAAGTCCATCATCCCTTTCTTCCtgtttggtaccatagttttCTGCGCTCTTCTTACATCTAATTCGGCTTGAATTGTCTTTACCAGCTTCTTTCGTGCCTAATATATGTCTCAAGTTAAAATATAATCAGGGCTCGTCTCACAACATAAACAATTGATGGGGTGTTAGTATTTCTGTCATTGCAAAGCAAGCTTTACCTTGAGTGCTTTATGGAATGCAAAACCAGGGAGATTAATGGGTATAGAAAGAACGCCAGGGAACAACTCTGTGTAATACTTCACCATTGACGAAAGAACCGATTCCTGAGTGGAACCAAGGAAAATTTGTGCAATAACCTTGAAACCAATCCTCTTCATCTCATTGAAGAACTTGATAGGGCGGTTCATGCCAGCCAGATCTTCCAATGAAGTGATCACAATGTCTTCAATATGCCCTATATACAAAGCTAGTGCTTCATGGCCATTGATAGGATCCGTTGTTAGCCTACGCAAACGCCTGTGCTCTGAATTTGAAATACCGTACAGCGATTTTTTTCCTCCTAATTGTGTTGCCGATGAAGGGTAGCCAAACAAAAAGTGTTCATCATCTGTCAATACCTTCCTGCATAACTCCGGACTGCAAACTATGACGCTCGGACTCCCAAACAGATGGGTCTTATAAATGCTTGTTCTTCCATGCCTGCCACCAGTCACCACCAATTCAAATACAAAAAGGGTGTTAATTAATTGGAGGTATTGCTTTAATATTTCTGTTTTAATTACTTGGACTCTTTTCGTTTCCTTAGTCTGTCATTATATTTCCCCCTAGAATGTCCTTCATAAACATATTCATAAGGTTTTCTTGCATCTACGTACACAAAATAGGAAAAGATAAGAAACATACCTTTTAATCAAGTTGTTGATGAAGGAATCAGGGTCTTGGGACTTGAAAGCTCTGAGGAAGGACCACATGTTTCCGATGAAGGGCCATCCCATATCACCTGGAGGCAGAGGGTTTTGCTTCTTCCCCAGCCTACTGACACAGTACCATTCATTTAATTTCCTA
This window encodes:
- the LOC18606079 gene encoding beta-amyrin 11-oxidase gives rise to the protein MGLEILLWSIVAVLAGTYVFLFGFLRKLNEWYCVSRLGKKQNPLPPGDMGWPFIGNMWSFLRAFKSQDPDSFINNLIKRHGRTSIYKTHLFGSPSVIVCSPELCRKVLTDDEHFLFGYPSSATQLGGKKSLYGISNSEHRRLRRLTTDPINGHEALALYIGHIEDIVITSLEDLAGMNRPIKFFNEMKRIGFKVIAQIFLGSTQESVLSSMVKYYTELFPGVLSIPINLPGFAFHKALKARKKLVKTIQAELDVRRAQKTMVPNRKKGMMDLLMEVKNENGEKLEDEHIIDLLLLILFAGHETTAHTAMWAIIHLHDHPEMLQKAKEEQEAIIKRRSSSQKGLTLTEIKQMEYLPKVIDESLRRSNFAFSIFRKVEADVNINGYTIPNGWKVLVWHRAIHMDPNIYSNPKEFLPSRWENHRFKARSFIPFGAGSRTCPGADLGKLEISIFLHYFLLNYKLEEVNPRGPINYLPLPRPADNCLARIIKLP